In Prosthecochloris sp. GSB1, the following proteins share a genomic window:
- a CDS encoding GDP-L-fucose synthase family protein: MEKHSKIFVAGHRGLVGSAIVRRLLRGGYRNLLLRTRQELDLLDQKAVFRFLDAERPDYVVVSAAKVGGIVANNTYRADFIYENLTIEANLIHGSWLSGVNDLLFLGSSCIYPKFAPQPMLEECLLTGELEYTNEPYAIAKIAGIKLCESYNLQYGTNFLSVMPTNLYGPNDNFDLETSHVLPALIRKFHLGKCLMEGDSGAVRADLDKNPVEEINGSSPWGDILTVLDKYGISLVSGDLSRVTLWGTGAPLREFLHSDDLADACVFIMENVCFGDTAAEGTKEVRNTHINIGTGRDLSIRELAGTVMRIVGYGGDISFDESKPDGTPRKLQSVDRLHALGWRHEITLEEGISRMYGEYAQT; encoded by the coding sequence CGCAATCTCTTGCTCCGCACGCGTCAGGAGCTCGATCTGCTCGACCAGAAGGCGGTATTCAGATTTCTCGATGCCGAAAGACCCGACTACGTGGTGGTCTCCGCCGCGAAAGTCGGCGGTATCGTCGCAAACAATACCTACAGGGCGGACTTCATCTACGAGAACCTCACGATCGAGGCCAACCTGATTCACGGTTCATGGCTTTCCGGCGTCAACGATCTGCTTTTTCTGGGTTCTTCCTGCATCTATCCGAAATTCGCCCCGCAGCCAATGCTGGAGGAGTGCCTGCTGACAGGGGAACTCGAATACACGAACGAGCCTTACGCGATAGCGAAAATAGCCGGCATCAAGCTCTGCGAGAGCTACAACCTGCAGTACGGCACCAACTTTCTTTCAGTCATGCCTACCAACCTGTACGGTCCGAACGACAATTTCGATCTTGAAACGTCGCACGTGCTTCCGGCGCTCATCAGGAAATTCCATCTCGGAAAATGCCTGATGGAAGGTGATTCAGGCGCCGTCAGGGCCGATCTCGACAAAAATCCGGTTGAGGAAATCAACGGCTCGTCTCCCTGGGGAGATATTCTCACCGTTCTCGACAAATACGGTATTTCTCTCGTTTCCGGTGACTTGTCACGCGTCACGCTCTGGGGGACAGGGGCGCCGCTGCGCGAGTTTCTCCACAGCGACGATCTTGCAGATGCCTGCGTCTTCATCATGGAAAACGTTTGTTTCGGCGATACCGCCGCTGAAGGGACGAAAGAGGTTCGCAATACGCACATCAATATCGGTACCGGCCGGGATCTGTCTATCAGGGAGCTCGCCGGAACGGTCATGCGGATCGTCGGTTATGGCGGGGATATCAGTTTCGACGAGTCGAAGCCTGACGGAACACCGAGGAAACTGCAGAGTGTGGACAGACTCCACGCGCTCGGATGGCGCCACGAGATAACCCTCGAAGAGGGGATCTCGAGAATGTACGGCGAGTACGCGCAAACCTGA